Proteins from one Triticum aestivum cultivar Chinese Spring chromosome 7A, IWGSC CS RefSeq v2.1, whole genome shotgun sequence genomic window:
- the LOC123149067 gene encoding receptor kinase-like protein Xa21 — MAMGVMSFLWSLPAVLMIVMVIASDEAALLAFKAQVSDGSSLASWNSSADFCSWEGVTCSHRRPARVVELSLDSRALVGVLSPALGNLTFLRMLNLSFNWFHGEIPASLGRLRRLQRLDLNDNSFSGKFPVNLSSCIRLNKMGLHNNKIGGHIPAELGEKFISLAVISLRNNSFTGPIPGSLANLSYLRYLDFSANQLVGSIPPVLGSIQTMRFFSLSQNNLSGMLPPSLYNLSSLEVFDISHNMLYGSILDDIDNKFPKINGLYLGNNYFAGTIPSSISNLSNLIQLSLGFNIFSGYVPPTLGKLQALQHLHLSDTKLEANDNKGWEFITSLANCSQLRFLSLGGYSLEGLLPASVTNLSTTLQELYLLDSRVAGVIPADIGNLVGLTRLAIANNYISGVIPESIGKLENLVELALYNNSLSGLIPPSIGNLSQLNRLYAYYGNLEGPIPASLGELKNLFLLDLSTNYRLNGSIPREILKLSGLSWYLDLSYNSLSGPLPNEVGSLANLNQLILSGNQLSGKIPDSIQNCIVLDWLLLDNNLFEGSIPRSLTNIKGLSKLNLTMNKLSGNIPEALASIGNLQELYLAHNDFSGSIPAVLQNLTSLSKLDLSFNNLQGEVPDGGVFRNITYVEVVAGNTNLCSGRPQLHLVPCSTSRIRKNRKRMSKSLVISLATAGTILLSVLVLVLVWILRRKLRQSQKILVQYSDAENHYERIPYHALMRGTNEFSDINLLGRGSYGAVYKCVLANEDRTLAIKVFNLGQSRYSKSFEVECEAMRRIRHRCLINIITSCSSVDHQGQEFKALVFEFMPNGNLDGWLHPKSQEPTTNNTLSLAQRLDIAINIVDAVEYLHIYCQPLVIHCDLKPSNILLADDMSARVGDFGISRILQENTSERMQTSYSTIGIKGSIGYVAPEYGEGSVVSTHGDIYSLGILLLEMFTGRRPTDDRFIDSLDLHKFVEDALLDRTLEVADPTIWMHNEQHENNTIRTQKCLVSVLRLGISCSKQQPRERTLTGDAAAEMRAIRDAYLAFAG, encoded by the exons ATGGCAATGGGGGTCATGAGTTTCCTATGGTCATTGCCAGCCGTCCTGATGATCGTCATGGTGATCGCCAGCGATGAGGCCGCGTTGCTTGCTTTTAAAGCACAAGTCAGCGATGGCAGCTCGCTGGCCTCCTGGAACAGCAGTGCTGATTTCTGCAGCTGGGAAGGCGTGACATGCAGCCACCGGAGGCCCGCGCGGGTGGTGGAGCTGAGCTTGGACAGCAGAGCGCTCGTCGGAGTACTCTCCCCAGCCCTAGGGAACCTCACGTTCCTGCGGATGCTCAACCTGAGCTTCAACTGGTTCCATGGGGAGATTCCAGCAAGCCTCGGCCGCCTCCGTCGCCTACAGAGGCTAGACTTGAACGACAACTCCTTCTCCGGCAAGTTCCCTGTAAACCTGAGTTCCTGCATTAGGCTGAACAAAATGGGACTACACAACAACAAGATTGGTGGCCACATCCCAGCTGAGCTCGGCGAAAAGTTCATATCCCTAGCAGTGATCTCGCTGAGGAACAACAGTTTCACAGGTCCCATCCCGGGGTCATTGGCCAATCTGTCCTATCTACGATATCTGGATTTCTCTGCCAACCAGCTAGTTGGCTCAATCCCACCAGTGCTCGGAAGCATCCAGACCATGCGGTTTTTCAGTCTCTCCCAAAACAACCTCTCTGGTATGCTTCCACCTTCTCTCTACAACTTATCGTCGCTGGAAGTTTTTGATATAAGTCACAATATGTTGTATGGAAGCATTCTGGATGATATCGACAACAAGTTCCCCAAGATAAATGGTCTTTACTTGGGTAATAATTACTTCGCGGGGACCATCCCTTCCTCAATATCTAATCTATCTAACCTCATACAACTCAGCCTGGGGTTCAATATATTTAGTGGGTATGTGCCTCCAACATTGGGGAAGTTGCAAGCTCTCCAACATCTCCACTTGTCTGACACTAAGCTTGAAGCAAATGATAACAAAGGGTGGGAATTCATCACTTCTTTGGCAAACTGCAGCCAGTTGCGCTTCTTGTCACTCGGCGGCTACTCTTTAGAAGGATTGCTGCCAGCTTCAGTTACTAACCTCTCAACGACTCTTCAAGAGTTATACTTACTGGACAGTCGGGTCGCTGGAGTTATTCCTGCAGACATAGGCAATTTGGTTGGTCTCACCAGGCTTGCAATAGCAAACAATTATATCTCCGGAGTGATCCCAGAGAGCATCGGTAAGCTGGAAAACTTGGTTGAGCTAGCCTTGTATAACAATAGCTTGTCTGGCCTCATACCGCCGTCAATAGGGAACCTTTCACAGTTAAACAGGCTTTATGCATACTACGGAAACTTGGAGGGGCCCATTCCAGCAAGCCTGGGGGAGCTGAAAAACCTATTCTTACTTGATTTGTCAACAAACTACAGACTTAACGGTTCAATACCCAGAGAGATTTTGAAATTATCTGGCCTTTCTTGGTACTTGGACTTGTCATACAATTCCCTTTCAGGACCCCTTCCTAATGAGGTTGGTAGCTTGGCAAACCTCAACCAACTGATTCTATCAGGAAATCAGTTGTCTGGCAAGATACCGGATAGTATTCAGAATTGCATAGTCTTGGACTGGTTATTATTAGACAATAATTTGTTCGAGGGGAGCATACCTCGATCACTGACTAATATTAAGGGGCTCAGTAAACTGAATCTGACCATGAATAAGCTCTCTGGTAATATTCCTGAGGCCCTTGCTAGTATTGGAAACCTGCAGGAACTGTACCTAGCACACAATGACTTTTCTGGATCAATCCCGGCAGTTCTACAGAATTTGACTTCATTGTCCAAATTGGATCTGTCCTTTAATAATTTGCAAGGTGAGGTGCCAGATGGAGGTGTTTTCAGAAACATCACTTATGTAGAAGTTGTTGCTGGGAATACCAATCTGTGTAGTGGTAGACCTCAACTTCACTTGGTTCCATGTTCCACAAGCCGCATTAGGAAGAACAGAAAAAGGATGTCAAAGTCTCTTGTAATTTCGCTAGCAACAGCTGGAACAATCTTGTTGTCAGTTTTGGTTCTTGTTCTTGTTTGGATACTTCGTAGGAAGCTCAGACAAAGCCAGAAGATACTAGTGCAGTACTCAGATGCTGAGAACCATTATGAAAGAATCCCCTATCATGCATTAATGAGAGGAACTAACGAATTTTCAGATATTAACTTGCTTGGGAGAGGAAGTTACGGTGCAGTTTATAAGTGTGTTTTGGCAAATGAGGACAGAACATTGGCTATCAAGGTGTTTAACCTCGGTCAATCCAGGTATTCCAAGAGTTTCGAGGTTGAATGTGAAGCCATGAGAAGGATACGGCATCGTTGTCTCATAAATATCATTACTTCTTGTTCAAGCGTCGACCACCAAGGTCAAGAGTTCAAGGCATTGGTGTTTGAGTTCATGCCAAATGGTAACTTGGATGGTTGGCTCCACCCAAAATCTCAAGAGCCCACTACAAACAACACGCTCAGCCTTGCCCAGAGGCTTGATATTGCTATCAATATTGTGGACGCAGTAGAATATCTGCACATCTATTGTCAACCATTGGTAATCCATTGTGATCTTAAGCCAAGCAACATTCTTCTTGCTGACGACATGAGCGCCCGCGTTGGAGACTTTGGCATATCAAGGATCCTTCAAGAAAATACAAGCGAGAGGATGCAAACTTCATATAGCACAATTGGAATAAAAGGTTCCATTGGCTATGTTGCTCCAG AGTATGGAGAAGGCTCTGTGGTCTCAACTCACGGTGATATTTATAGTCTTGGCATATTGCTGCTTGAGATGTTCACCGGAAGGCGCCCAACAGATGACAGGTTCATAGATTCATTGGATCTGCATAAGTTTGTCGAGGATGCTCTTCTAGATAGAACCTTGGAGGTAGCTGACCCAACAATCTGGATGCACAACGAACAACACGAGAACAATACTATTAGAACGCAGAAGTGCTTGGTTTCAGTGTTGAGGCTTGGCATATCCTGCTCAAAGCAACAGCCTCGAGAACGAACATTGACAGGAGATGCAGCAGCAGAGATGCGTGCAATCAGAGATGCATACCTCGCGTTTGCTGGCTAG